The following DNA comes from Bactrocera neohumeralis isolate Rockhampton unplaced genomic scaffold, APGP_CSIRO_Bneo_wtdbg2-racon-allhic-juicebox.fasta_v2 cluster11, whole genome shotgun sequence.
aaatgttagaattttgggaattttcgaATACATATCCCGTatactaagcgtttgcggtacctatatccctatatatttttttaatcagcaGAACTttctctttccaacggtaccttcagatcgcggcgccaaagaaatcggaattttgCCTTCTacccttttctttttttgacttttttttttttgtcaagcaaagagaaaaaaaaattgtatgtgaaTGGACCTTGAATAACCGGCAGATGTATATCCTTAATTTGGAGAACCTCCCCTATGTCAACCCATTAATTTAACATGCTTAGTTTTGGAATATGGGCTTGCCTAAATCACAGCCTCCAAATGATATGTACAAGTACAGAAAAAATTCGGtgcaaaaatattatgaatcaACTTTGACCGTTGACTTCCATGTTTTACTtcttaattacatatgtatgtgttagaaCATAAATTCTcattaaaatcatattaaagatattttaatgaaaacattaTCTCTTACTATGTACAATGGGCTTCTCTCTTTCTGACTTCTTTTTCTTCTCTCTAGATGTGTGTAAAAATATCCAATTTACGTagttatttgtttaattaactGCTTGCCGGTTTTTGGTTATTACAGTATTCGATAAGTATGGcctgctggtattacaggcaaccactttgcagacctcgctgcgaaaaatgtagccaggactcctgccttaacatactacgtctcatccaagcaagacattcttaaccttattaagcacaaaaggcatcaaaaaaacgcaagcgaatggaaaacatttaaacatcaccacgcggtcataaacccagccagaaatcgtataatctactcgtcaacagttccaactagcgcaatgaagacatatactcgattaaggattggacacactatcataacacacgcccacttactatcgggtagaagcccatccatttgccccctttgcgatgacaccgcttctatcaaacacttactcacactctgtccgatgcttcacccaacagctcacaactctggcaacattgatctcataaaactactaagtgaaccttcagaaaaaaacgtgatgattgtagtatatagattcttaaaaacaaacgatttgttaaaatgtatttaagcaacttacatctttactaacccttagcaaatagaatttttcacctagatataattacaagacggctgaaggcctcgtagccagtgctgcgtttatgtatttatataataaaactttttttgttatatgaattattataaataaataaataaataaataagtatggattgaagtgagagagcaattgctaaacgtcaaaaatatgtaaacggagggatttgttgcatcgttcaagaccacttataaaaaatgtaaaacgatgaaaattaaataaatttgtgaaatttaaaggtatttgatgaaacgtttagtaatttgaagcatcatagtattattttctttggaaaatgattaaaaacatttaatgattgagagctaacaaacttaaatccttttattatgtatttaaagggcaaaagtcagttgttctaatatactttaaaagatttaaatagtttctccatataataaataaccactatactatatagtaatttttttcgtactaattgttgggtgttttaatttaaatgcccaaaaattattattttgttcaatctggccacactggaaaatgttataaaaaacgctaattttgaagcgctctcacactggaataagttgaacATCCCTTTATTTCTGGTTCTTCACATGTgtgccagagataaagagatgtccaactcctctctcactggaagtgagagagcaattgctaaacgtcaaaaccacctaaactttgacagttgatcgagttcagaaGGTTTTGACGCCAATTAAGGGTGGTGGGGCGGTTATTCGCACTCCCTCTGTTCTTGAGAGGGAGAAAGTTGCGAATAACAAGAAATTCGAGGAGGTGGGGTTGGACGTCTCTGTCAACCGGAAGTNNNNNNNNNNNNNNNNNNNNNNNNNNNNNNNNNNNNNNNNNNNNNNNNNNNNNNNNNNNNNNNNNNNNNNNNNNNNNNNNNNNNNNNNNNNNNNNNNNNNTGGTATGTGCACCGGTAAACGGGATCACGCTATCATCAATAACTGCACCATCAAAGTTCCGCAAGTCAGGCATAACGGCTTAGTAAATGGCACTCCgcaatgcaaattaattttaagctcAAATTTCCACAAATGTATTAAGTCACAAATATCACGAATATTTGATCGCTAATACCACAATTATTTTAGAATGTTGGCGGGTGGCAAAGTAAAACACTTATTTTCAGCCGATTCgttctttatttacaatttaaatttaaattcaataattcgATCGTACGATCGTTCGCTAAAATAATTGTGCTCTTTGTACGTGTATGTACCACTCCGCCAGCGAATCAAAAGAGAATGAGTCAGTGCAAAAGGGTAAGCCGCAGGTGAGCTAGCATAGGCAAATAGCGGGACATATATCTACATGGTTGCATTTTAATGTACaatctaaatttaataaatccttcttcttcttcttcttaattggcgtagacaccgcttacgcgattatagccgagttaacaacagcgcgccagtcgtttcttcttttcgctacgtggcgccaatcggatattccaagcgaagccaggtccttctccacttggtccttccaacggagtggaggtcttcctcttcctctgcttcccccggcgggtactgcgtcgaatactttcagagctggagtgttttcatccatccggacaacatgacctagccagcgtagccgctgtcttttaattcgctgaactatgtcaatgtcgtcgtatatctcgtacagctcatcgttccatcgaatgcgatattcgccgtggccaatgcgcaaaggaccataaattttttgcagaatttttctctcgaaaactcgtaacgtcgactcatcggttgctgtcatcgcccaagcctctgcaccatatagcaggacgggaattatgagcgacttatagagtttagcttttgttcgtcgagagaggactttacttttcaattgcctactcagtccgaagtagcacctgttggcaagagcaatcctgcgttggatttccaggctaacattattagtggtgttaatgctggttcctaaatagacgaaattatctacaactttaaagttatgactgtcaacagtgacgtgagtgctaagtcgcgagtgcgacgactgtttgtttgatgacaggagatattttgtcttgccctcgttcactgccagacccatttcttttgcttctttgtccagcctggagaaagcagaactaacggcgcgggtgttgaggccgatgatattaatatcgtcgacatacgccagcagctgtacactcttatagaagatggtaccctctctgtttagttctgcagctcgaactattttctccagaagcaggttgaagaagtcgcacgatagggagtcgccttgtctgaaacctcgtttggtattgaacggctcggagaggtccttcccgatccggaCGAGCTGttggtattactcaacgtcagtttacacacccgtattagttttgcgggaataccaaattcaaacatcacggcataaatgcagctcctttttgtgctgtcgacagcagctttgaaatcgacgagaaggtggtgtgtgtcgattctcctttcacgggtcttttccaagatttagcgcatggtgaatatctggtcggttgttgactttccaggtctgaagccacactgataaggtccaatcagttagTTGACGGCGGGCTTTAGTcgttcacacaatacgctcgatagaaccttatatgcgatgttgaggaggctaatcccacggtagttggcgcagattgtggggtctccttttttatggattgggcatagcacacttaaattccaatcgttgggcatgctttcgtccggccatattttacaaagaagctgatgcatgctccttatcagttcttcgcctccgtgtttgaatagcttggccggcaatccgtcggcccctgccggtttgttgttcttcaggcgggcaattgctattcgaacttcttcatggtcgggcaatggaacgtctgctccatcgtcatcgattggggaatcgggttcgccttctcctggcgttgtgcattcactgccattcagcaggctggagaagtgttccctccataatttaagtatgctctgggcatcggttactagatcacctctgggggttctacaagagtatgctccggtcttgaaaccttctgtaagccgccgcattttttcgtagaattttcgagcattacccctgtcggccagcttatcaagctcttcgtactcacgcatttcggcctctttcttcttctgtctacaaatgcgtctcgcttccctcttcaactctcggtatctatcccatcccgcacgtgtagtggtcgatcgtaacgttgcgaggtaggcagcctgttttctctccgctgcgacacggcactcctcgtcggaccagctgttcttttgcactttccgaaaaccaatggtttcggttgcagctgtacgtaaggagtttgaaatgccgtcccacagttcctctataccgaattgttgacgagtgctctcagagagcaggagtgcaagccgagtagaaaagcgttcggcagtctgttgtgattgcagcttctcgacgtcgaaccttccttgtgtttgttggcgtgcgttttttgctgcacagaggcgagtgcgaatcttagctgcaacaagatagtggtccgcgTCGATGttgggacctcggagcgcacgcacatctaaaacactggagacgtgtcttccatctatcacaacatgatcgatctggttggtagtttttcgatccggagacagccagatagcttgatgaatcttcttattctggaatctagtactacagataaccatatttcgggccccggcgaactcaatcagcctcaacccatttggggaagtttcgtcgtggaggctgaatttaccgaccgtagtgccaaatataccttctttgcccaccctggcgttaaagtcgccaagcacgattttgacatcgtggcgggggcatctctcataagcgcgctccaagcgctcatagaaggcatctttggtcacatcgtccttctcttccgtcgaggcgtgggcgcaaatcagcgatatgttgaagaacctcgctttgatgcggattgtggctagacgttcattcaccggagtgaatgatagttctcggcgacggagtctctctcccaccacgaatccaacaccaaacttgcgctcctttatatggccactgtagtaaatgtcacaaggacctactcgtctctgtccttgtcccgtccatcgcatttcttggacggcggtgatgtcagcctttatttttgcgaggacatctaccagctgggcagcggcaccttcccaattaagggtccggacattccaggtgcatgccctcaaatcgtagtccttattccgtttgccatggttgtcaccaaaaggggggtctctcatccgaggctgtttaaactttttcattggtattgttttttacgtggcgggtcccaagcccagcgcacaaccctatgtagggaatgtttcgccttctcacattagctcgccttcgaacggatgttcttaggctacccagaggatacttggtcaaagaccggaagtagtgagctgcttcagccataaaaataataaataaatcctTAGAGTTGTATTTTAATGTACATTCTTTaagtttaaacattttataaaattatggtTGTTGCGCGCTAACAACCGCGAAAgatgggatttttttttattaaaaacaaaacaaaaattgttttcaaaaacgCGTGCTCTGTATATTcttaaattagaattaaaaacaagaatatTAAGATATTTCCCGTCAAAATCGGTCTATGTTTTCAGAAAAGCCGCTCTGCTGAACATTTACCCTTCAATTGTTTGGAACTTAGAAGTGAGCTTTTCGAATGACAGCGAATGCGTCCATAATAATGGGGAAATCAAACTTCTTGCTTAATTCTGCCTCCAGGAATAGTGAAGTAGTCCTGAAATTCTGCctaggcacgattccgattactttggcggagagataaaaaacgaatttccgtataaatggggtatgtgcggataggggagctactccagaggaggaatatgcgGAAATAATGTTGCTagcatttatgttttttaaaatattcctgattaaaaattcaaaagtttgcactaataacatatgagggggattctcttgctcttgcaagattgcagattgcaaaaatcctataccgaaatatacaagggcacgagagcataTGAAGgtctgattcggtcaatttattgtaaatgactttTGTGCATGggtattgtgaattggcgcaccttctgcattcattcttaacaaaataaactgtaacaaatccttataatttaagtagaaattataaaacctatttaatttatatatatttaagtaaaatgacagctaccacagggttgcaattattttttaacgtGTCATTGCACGACAATAAACCTgagttttggtctgacatattttacagccattgcaaataattttctgcgtgtgtttgttgttgtgccgttgcattaggtggaaaattatgaaattcgtGCACCgcgcaagggttttgcaagagcaagagaatcccccttatatattgaacttttaatatatggcgaccCCCTCCAAATTTAAAAGTCCGATCTTGTTCAATGTCAACGATTCTAACGGCAGAGCTCGTTATGGCTGATGTTGTACAAGTTGAGGTCGGTGCGTGCTCTGACTCcggcaacaaaagcaaagcgcAAGATAAGATAACCCAAACACCTCAAAAAGTGGCTATACCGACCGGAATGGATCGGTACATTACCATCAACCGTAAACTTAGTCCGCAAAACCCAGAAAACGCTAAGCAAAAAATCAACAACTTTCATATAGTTCCGCTGTCGAAGGGAAACATTCGAGAAACCAAAGTGCAAATACATATACTCCGAACAGAACTTTCGTACATTGTCCAAATACCTGAATGAGAAAaagattaaattttacacttatcaACTTAAAAGTGCGAGAGGCCTGCAAGTTGTTATTAAAGGTATTGAGCCAAGTGTTGAACCCATGGAAATCCACGAAGCACTTAAAGATCACGGCTTTAACcccaaaaatgttgcaaatatttttaataaaaacaaaactccaCAGCCTATATTCAAAGTTGAGCTAGAACCAGAAAACAAACAACTTGGAAAAAATTGTGTTCACCCCATTTACAAACTTCAATATTTGCTACATCGTAGGATCACTGTGGAGGAACCGCATAAAAGAAACGGCCCTGTACAATGCACCAATTGTCAAGAGTATGGTCACaccagggggcctattctgtaactcgattcgaaaatcaatttactcgaattcggattttttttattctgtaactcgattttcggattttcaagccaattttcgaatagaatattcgttagcttttgagttgtagaatgcaaaaacgaatattgtacgtattttttctggcacagggtggtacaactttcgcataatgataaagtagatccgaatttcgaatagaatacattttcgaatcgagttacagaataggcccccaggTCTTACGGCACACTTCGCGCAGTGTGTGTAGCTTGTGGAGAGTTGCATGATTCTGCCATTTGcatgtcaaacaaaaaaagacCCAAACGCCAAAAAGTGTGGAAACTGCGGTGGAAACCACACAGCAAACTACAGAGGATGTCCAGTCTACAAGGAGCTAAAAAATCGGATCAACCAATGTGCAGTCTCCGAACGCAATAATAACGTACCAAACGTTGTATCCTCCAATATGAATCCGCTGATAGCTCCATCAAAAACCGTCAAGGGCGTATCGTTTGCAAACGTCCTAAAATCAGGCCTAGGAAAACCCACAACCACAATAACAGCGAGTCTTATTGAGCCGCAAGGACAGCAGCCCCACGTTCAATCCGGTAGTCAATGGAATATCGAAGCAATGATAGCGTCAATGCAACATAGCATGATGAACTTCATAACATTCATGCAGAACACAATGCAAGAACTTATGCGAAATCAAAACACACTGCTGCATCTGCTTGCTAACCAAAGTTCAAAATAATGAGCTCgcttaaaatagttttatgGAATGCAAATGGTATACCTCGCCATAAGCTAGAGCTGGCAAAATTTCTCAACGACaaggaaattaatataatgCTCCTTGCAGAAACTCACCTAACTAATAAATACTGCTTTAATGTACCGGGAAATATCTTCTATTGTACAAATCATCCAGATGGAAAGGCGCATGGTGGAACTGGTATCTTAATCAGGAGTCGCATTGGACACCATTGTTTAACTGGAACTGCTGAGGATTATCTGCAAGCAACATCAATATGCGTGCAGACAAAGCAAGGTGACATTACATTGTCCGCCGTTTATTGTCCTCCACGTTTCACGATTATAGAAACGCAATTTATAGATTTCTTCAGCTCGCTGGGAGAGTAATTTCTGCGAAACACCCTCACTGGTTTTCCCGGTTATGTAATCCTAAAGGCAAGCAATTATATAACGCgcttatatgtaaaagaaacaaACTGGACTACGTGTCTCCTGGAAAGCCTACATATTGGCCGGCAGACCCGAAAAGCTGCAAGATTTAATAGACTTCGCAGTAACTAGGAAAATTCCTCACAGCCTTATTACTGCAGAAACAAGAGCAGATCTCTCATCAGACCACTCACCAGTTCTATTCACTTTGCGGCATCAGTCACATTATAAAGAGTTACCCTATATGCTCACGTCAAAAGCTACAAACTggttaaagtataaaaaatacatcaGCACACACATAGAACTTGAACCAAATTTAGATACACCGGTAGATATTGAAAACACCGTCGCAACATTCGAATCAACCATTATAACAGCCGCCAAAATTTCAACTCCTCAAAAAGgttatatggaaaacaaaaaGCATAGCTTAACTAATAGGGAAATTGAAATACTAGTATTACAAATACGACGCCTGCGAAGAGAGTGGCAGGTTCATAGATCACCAGCCtcacaaaaacttttgaaagcACTGACGAGAGCCCTCAGAAGCGAGGAACAGCGTGCGCAATACCAGTATATTCAAAAGCTGACACCGACTAGTACAAAGTACCCGTTGTGGAAAGCACATCAAACTCTAAGTGCGCCAATAGAGTGTGAAATGCCAATACATAACAATAATGGCAAATGGATTCGGAGAGATGCAGAAAAGTCAGCAACCTTCGCTGCTCATCTAAAATATGTCTTCCAGCCAAACCCAGAAACTAATGACTTTACACTTCCAACCGTACCCTATTTGATGGAATATGAGCCAGTGAAATTCGTACCTGAAgagatatcaaaaataattatggaaAAATTGAAACCAAGAAAAGCTCCTGGGCACGACTTAATTACTCCAAAAATGATTATTGAGCTACCAAATTGTGCTATAATCTGTATCTGTATGTTTTTCAATGCAATCACAAAACAAGCTCACTTTCCTCAACAAtggaaaaagtcaactatagtgaTGATACCTAAGCCTGGAAAGGACAAAACGCAGCCGTCCTCCCATAGGCCCATCAGCTTGTTATCCTGCAtgtcgaaattatttgaaagactTCTTATGCTCCGCATTAAGCCACATCTTCAAACCCACAACATAATACCATCTCACCAATTTGGCTTCAGGGAAAAGCATGGAACGATCGAGCAAGTACATAGGATCCCATCTGAAATTCTAACagcttttgaaaaacaatattcCACTCTACAATATTTCTTGATGTCGCGCAGGCTTTTGATCGAGTATGGTTAGATGGTCtgatgtacaaaataaaaacgctACTCCCGCAAAACACCCACGAACTGTTTAAGTCCTATCTTTATGATCGAAATTTTGTAGTTCGATGCAGAGTTCGTAAAACCATCAAAATACGCTCTTGCTCTGATGAGTAATATTTCTGCAAGAGAACATCATTTCAAATACTCAGGAGCGCAAGCTTAACTAACATTCTCATCACAAAAAACTCCTCACGTATTTGGCTCACTCATATATTAGCATGAGCGAGCATTTTTAAAAGATAACTATTTGCCTAACGCatcatctttatttttatcgctCTGAGTGTTCAAGTGatgcgaaaaataaaactcatctttatactctcgcaacaaagttgctaaggagagtattatagttttgtttacataaccccTACTAAGTTTGTtgaacatatctcggaaactacgatagctatgtcaaccaaactctatagagtcgttttcttcaggcattcccatatacagttcaaaaatggaagaaatcggataatacccacgcccacctcccatacaaaggttatgttgaaaatcactaaaagtgcgttaacccactaataaaaaacgtcagaaacactaaattttacgaaagaaatggcagaaggaagctgcacccaggacttttttttaaattgaaaatgggcgtggcggcGCCCACTTATgggccaaaaaccatatctcaggaactacttgaccgattttaatgaaattcggtatataatattttcttaacaccctgatgacatgtacgaaatatgggtgaaatcggttcataaccacgccttcttccaatataacgctattttgaattccatctgatgccttttctgtataatatatagtacattaggaaccaatgatgatagcggaataaagctTTAGACAAATACggtattagaaaaatatgtaaatgactgataatgaaatctcgattatcactttatcgtgcgagagtataaaatgttcggtgacacccgaacttagcccttcctttcttgtttttacttgTCATTAGTATTGTctcttatttaaagaaaaaaagcaacagcatatacatatgtatttacaaataaagaatagacactcaaattattatttagttattttccgtatttgtacatatgtacatatgtacgtgcataagtaagtacttatttattaaaacaaacaaaacatgtatatatttcaatagaaaatattcaataaataaataaataattcaataaataaagttgataattttttgatgacaaaataccttaagaaaaattcatattattaaaaagttcttcaTTTAACCTTATCAAAagcaaattattgatattttgtgcGTTGAGCCTGGAACGATGCTTAGTTAAAATTAACGAAAGAGCACTAAAGGCACGTTCCACTGAAGTCTGACTACATGGAACAGATAGAACTACTTCGGCTAATTTGGCTAAAGCTGGCTCATGGCTTCGCAAACCTTTCCAGTAATCCAGTATGTTTGTTTGGAAAGGCATCCGAGTTTCGTGTGCTAGTCCTTCAAGTTTTTGACGAATTGTTTGAACATTGCTTGTTGACTGAGGAGATTGCTGCGTCCAAGAAGTAACTTTTTGTTCAAGTAATTGAAAAGTATCATTTGAAGACAGAGAAGGTTCGAATTCAACTTGGCTGTCCACTGCATCATTGCATATTGGATTTCCCTCCAAAGAACTTAACATTGTGCTTGTAGAAATAATATGTGACTAGAGAAtataaaccaacaaaaaatgaTAATCATATTTTATCGATCAGTAATGTCATGCATAATTGttagtaaataataaagtaaGGATATTATAGATTGAAATGTACTTACTACCGCCTGTTTTCTTTGCATTTCATTAAAGAACAGTGAATCCATATAATTAAATcttcgatccatatataaagcGGAAACGAATGCATTGTTTTCAAGAAGCTTTTCCTTCCGCAACTGCATTGATCCTAATAAAATACTAGCGAAGATATTGTTCGGCATAGTTTCCAATTTCGTTTCGCAAAGCAGCCAATCCCTGTAGAAATCACCCATTATATAATCTTCAGTTTGCAAACTTCTTGTACATTCAGCAATGGGCTTAAACGcagcaacaaaattttgtacgaAATCCCAATTTATTTGACAGTTAACTTCGTGAATATTTACAAATTCTTCCAAGTTCAACAGAGAATTTAACATATCGAACGTAGAATTCCATCTAGTTAAATTGTCTAATGTAGGCATTCGGATACCTTCACCAAAATTTTCATTACGAATCTTTTTTCGAAGAAAACGTGCCGCCTCTCTACACTTTGTTAATTCTGTTGAAACAGTTTTATATACATCATGTGCAGCTAGTTGGAGCGTATGTACAGCACATCTTACCACCGACAATACCGAATTCAATCTAGTGTGAATTTGTTCATATTCATCATCATCCGTGGTTTCACTTTCTTGAAGTAACTCTGAAGTTTTCACAACGTTCGCTCCATTATCGGTAGTAGAAGAATATATTTGTGCCGCGTTTATACCAAATTTATGGAAACTTTTTAAGATTTCTTCCTTTAGAAACAGTGCAGTGTgtctttttttcaattccacCATCCCAAtagtaaaaacttttatttgaaaattatcaataaCTTGAACGTTTATTCCCAATATACTTTTTTCCATTCGTGAAGCAATGTCCAActttatgcaaatcattttgtttCGTAGTAAATCAGATAGTTTGATTTTCATTTGTTCAGCACACGTGCCAAGTCTTTCAATTATATTCCTTGAGTTTACTGTTATATTAAATTCGTGTTCATAAGgctctattatttttttaaaatactgttCATCATCAAAAAGCCTAAATGGTATTGCTTTAACAGTAATCAGCCCCACACAGCACTTAAAACAATTACtttgattcaattttatttttacttttcttaatgTTTCCGATGACtcaatttgtacaaaattatatttgtgaACTAAAGTGTAATGTCTTTTTATGTTGTGCAAAACTTGacctttaaattgttttttgcaTAAAAGGCACATCGATTGATTTGTTTCACTGTCGTATGATACGTACTttgttttgtcaatttttgaaaaccttcccatttttaacttataaaattttaagctaacAAAACTGCAATGCGTCTTAATCCAAaatgacaattgaaaaaatgcCAAGTATGGAAAAAccgatgacaaaaaaaaaacaatcattgTATAGAGAAATTCTCTTAGAGAACACTATTTTTGCATCGTCTTCCTGATTAATTACCTACTCACAATAC
Coding sequences within:
- the LOC126765919 gene encoding uncharacterized protein LOC126765919, which produces MIVFFLSSVFPYLAFFQLSFWIKTHCSFVSLKFYKLKMGRFSKIDKTKYVSYDSETNQSMCLLCKKQFKGQVLHNIKRHYTLVHKYNFVQIESSETLRKVKIKLNQSNCFKCCVGLITVKAIPFRLFDDEQYFKKIIEPYEHEFNITVNSRNIIERLGTCAEQMKIKLSDLLRNKMICIKLDIASRMEKSILGINVQVIDNFQIKVFTIGMVELKKRHTALFLKEEILKSFHKFGINAAQIYSSTTDNGANVVKTSELLQESETTDDDEYEQIHTRLNSVLSVVRCAVHTLQLAAHDVYKTVSTELTKCREAARFLRKKIRNENFGEGIRMPTLDNLTRWNSTFDMLNSLLNLEEFVNIHEVNCQINWDFVQNFVAAFKPIAECTRSLQTEDYIMGDFYRDWLLCETKLETMPNNIFASILLGSMQLRKEKLLENNAFVSALYMDRRFNYMDSLFFNEMQRKQAVSHIISTSTMLSSLEGNPICNDAVDSQVEFEPSLSSNDTFQLLEQKVTSWTQQSPQSTSNVQTIRQKLEGLAHETRMPFQTNILDYWKGLRSHEPALAKLAEVVLSVPCSQTSVERAFSALSLILTKHRSRLNAQNINNLLLIRLNEELFNNMNFS